A single Amphiprion ocellaris isolate individual 3 ecotype Okinawa chromosome 15, ASM2253959v1, whole genome shotgun sequence DNA region contains:
- the gpnmb gene encoding protein QNR-71 translates to MEVLKCIFLLSCASFVYEADGRKTYADIFPHKHSISGKFPFPIPPIPGWDPDTNPWDDYLYPPLNPKSNELTRHRGKPKVRLTSDSPALNGSCITFTAKLEYPPCQKEDANGDLVWDEHCEDANGQVRSGYVYNWTSWLDNYGFGKCTDKTKCNVFPDGKPFPQSNDWRRKSYVYVWHTMGQYSETCDGSSSSITINTTNLPLGAEVMEVMVYRKRERRKYSPLTTDNTVFYVTDKIPLSVSISQKAAINQSENVFFRGEDVVFRVQLHDPSGFLNTASSIDYIWDFRDGNQVVTHRNVTTHNYMKLGRMSVKLVVEAAFPIECPATAATPTPRTSTTLSPTEAPTSPPATHAGPQMETTQGPPSTSPTSPSITITTGLSTTEPLPPTAATPSEAMLLQSRRLKDNECFWYAYGTFTGNITIIEPKHSLKSLPNSRIVDVSAARVTDTDISFRVKCLGSIPTSACTIVSGPSCTEVRNIMCDDVPPSSKCEVLLRRRFLEPGTYCVNITLEDSRSVALASTTITINKSQDPPVPKTNHTPGVVLSTSAVLVAVFAFIAYMVYKRHKVYRPIRRSLVEDAGIPSGVGGRMVRLKDALFPSSEESRHLLTERHTL, encoded by the exons ATGGaagttttgaaatgtattttcctCCTGTCTTGTGCTTCTTTTGTTTATGAAGCGGATGGACGTAAAA CATACGCTGATATATTCCCCCACAAGCACTCAATATCAGGAAAGTTTCCGTTTCCAATCCCTCCTATCCCTGGCTGGGATCCTGACACCAACCCATGGGACGATTACCTCTACCCACCGCTGAACCCAAAGTCAAACGAGCTCACACGCCACAGAG GTAAACCCAAAGTCCGTCTGACCAGCGACAGTCCGGCTCTCAACGGCTCCTGCATCACCTTCACTGCCAAACTGGAGTATCCTCCGTGCCAGAAGGAGGACGCCAACGGGGACCTTGTCTGGGATGAGCACTGCGAGGATG CGAATGGACAGGTTCGCTCTGGCTACGTGTACAACTGGACCTCCTGGTTGGACAACTATGGCTTTGGAAAGTGCACAGACAAGACGAAATGCAACGTGTTTCCCGATGGGAAGCCCTTCCCCCAGAGCAACGACTGGCGGCGCAAGAGTTATGTCTACGTTTGGCACACAATGG GTCAGTACAGTGAAACATGCGATGGATCTTCCTCCAGCATCACCATCAACACCACCAACCTCCCTCTGGGCGCAGAGGTCATGGAGGTCATGGTCTACAGGAAGCGCGAGCGCAGGAAGTACAGCCCCCTCACCACCGACAACACCGTCTTCTATGTCACAG ATAAGATCCCACTGTCGGTCAGCATCTCCCAGAAGGCTGCGATCAACCAGTCTGAGAATGTTTTCTTCCGCGGCGAGGACGTGGTCTTCAGAGTTCAGCTCCACGACCCCAGCGGCTTCCTCAACACCGCATCCTCCATCGACTACATCTGGGACTTCAGAGACGGCAATCAGGTGGTAACACACCGCAACGTGACCACACACAACTACATGAAGCTGGGGCGGATGAGTGTGAAGCTGGTGGTGGAAGCAGCGTTTCCGATCGAATGTCCAGCCACTGCCGCCACCCCGACTCCAAGAACCTCTACAACACTGAGTCCAACAG AGGCTCCCACATCTCCACCTGCTACCCACGCTGGTCCTCAGATGGAGACCACACAGG GACCACCCAGCACCAGTCCCACCTCCCCCTCCATTACCATAACGACAGGGTTGTCGACCACAGAGCCCCTCCCTCCCACTGCTGCGACCCCCAGTGAGGCCATGTTGCTCCAAAGCAGGCGTCTCAAAGACAACGAGTGTTTCTGGTACGCATACGGGACCTTCACAGGAAACATCACCATTATCG AGCCAAAGCACTCACTGAAAAGCCTACCGAACAGTCGTATTGTGGACGTGTCGGCTGCCAGAGTGACCGACACCGACATCAGCTTCCGGGTGAAATGTCTGGGCAG CATCCCCACCTCAGCCTGCACCATCGTGTCAGGCCCCAGCTGCACTGAGGTACGCAACATTATGTGTGACGATGTGCCGCCGTCGTCAAAGTGCGAAGTGCTTCTGAGACGAAGGTTTCTGGAACCTGGAACCTACTGTGTGAACATCACCCTGGAGGACTCGCGCAGCGTTGCCCTCGCcagcaccaccatcaccatcaacaAGTCCCAGGATCCCCCTG TGCCCAAAACTAATCACACTCCAGGGGTGGTTCTCTCCACAAGCGCTGTGCTGGTGGCCGTCTTTGCATTCATTGCCTATATGGTTTACAA GCGCCACAAGGTGTACCGGCCCATTCGCAGGTCACTGGTGGAGGACGCCGGCATCCCTTCTGGGGTTGGAGGTCGCATGGTTCGTCTGAAGGACGCCCTCTTCCCTTCCAGTGAGGAGAGCCGCCACCTGCTGACTGAGAGACACACGCTGTAG
- the LOC111579724 gene encoding polypeptide N-acetylgalactosaminyltransferase 15, with protein MRLWSRATAIRRRMLCLWLLLLGFALVTLALSDLFSRDRDHSRDKPGPPRRPLLQRIPSPPDLELIVESRDPALELGVDVAPLKSLQEDELLFVPSVQGTKSAPQKKGSYKVLMPGTSKGTAVPGTLAHGEMGKAVRLHLDGLEKDMEQAAVQKYGFNEVVSERISLHRRLPETRHPECFGEQYSESLPSASVVICFHDEAWSTLLRTVHSVLDTAPRQYLQEVLLVDDLSQHGHLKTVLSEYVSHLDGVRLIRSTRRLGAGGCRTLGAARAAGEVLVFMDSHCECQKGWLEPLLERVAQDRTTVVSPIMDVIDWQTFRYNATQWPVRGVFDWRLDFYWESNPQLEDKDPEKAVRPVRSPALGGEVVAIDRHFFQSVGAYDPGMLLWGAEHIELSIRVWSCGGSMEVVPCSRVAHLNRHHLPYHFPDQDLLQRNKIRIAATWMDAYKKIFYRRETLAHFIRQSESPNITERMRLKRSLGCRNFHWFLTTVYPQLYIPQDRPALSGELYSVGTGGCADYPHGQGLQGGNMSIVPCSGTGSQHCDLNSEGEVRWGPMGALCLDTKGDRVVLSPCPTHRPTASRLQWKFIKLSGQLVHQQSQLCLEAVKEGGLLQSSPREANIYPSTGGLFLRQCTHHPRQQWHFEQVVAPKGA; from the exons ATGAGGCTGTGGAGCAGAGCGACAGCTATCCGGAGGAGGATGCTCTGCCTCTGGTTGCTGCTCCTCGGGTTCGCCCTGGTTACTCTTGCGCTCTCGGATCTTTTCAGCCGGGATCGCGACCACAGCCGTGACAAGCCTGGTCCTCCCCGCCGCCCCCTCCTGCAGCGGATCCCCAGTCCCCCGGATCTGGAGCTCATCGTGGAGTCCCGAGACCCCGCTTTAGAGCTCGGCGTCGACGTGGCTCCGCTGAAATCTCTGCAAGAAGACGAGCTTTTATTCGTGCCATCCGTGCAGGGCACCAAGAGCGCGCCACAGAAGAAGGGAAGCTACAAGGTGCTCATGCCTGGAACTAGTAAAGGTACGGCTGTCCCGGGGACCCTGGCGCACGGTGAGATGGGTAAAGCGGTGCGGCTCCACCTGGACGGTTTGGAGAAGGATATGGAGCAGGCCGCGGTGCAAAAGTACGGCTTCAACGAGGTGGTCAGCGAGAGGATTTCACTGCATCGCAGACTGCCAGAGACGCGCCATCCTGA GTGTTTTGGGGAGCAATACAGTGAGTCTCTCCCTTCAGCCAGTGTTGTGATCTGTTTTCATGACGAAGCCTGGTCCACACTCCTGCGCACAGTTCACAGCGTGCTGGATACTGCACCCAGACAGTATCTGCAGGAGGTTCTGCTGGTGGACGACCTGAGCCAGCACG GTCACCTGAAGACTGTTCTGAGTGAATATGTGTCTCATCTGGACGGGGTGCGTTTGATTCGTAGCACCAGACGCCTGGGTGCTGGTGGTTGCCGTACACTGGGTGCTGCAAGGGCAGCAGGGGAGGTGCTGGTGTTCATGGACTCCCACTGTGAATGCCAGAAGGGTTGGCTGGAGCCACTGCTGGAGAGAGTTGCTCAGGACAG GACTACAGTGGTGTCACCCATCATGGATGTAATAGACTGGCAGACCTTTAGGTACAATGCCACCCAGTGGCCAGTTAGAGGAGTGTTCGACTGGAGACTTGACTTCTATTGGGAATCAAACCCTCAACTGGAAGATAAGGACCCAGAGAAGGCTGTTCGACCTGTGAG GAGCCCTGCTTTAGGAGGTGAAGTTGTGGCCATCGACAGACATTTCTTCCAAAGCGTGGGAGCCTATGACCCCGGGATGCTGCTGTGGGGGGCGGAACATATTGAGCTATCAATTAGG GTGTGGTCATGCGGGGGCTCCATGGAGGTGGTTCCTTGCTCACGTGTTGCCCACCTCAATCGCCACCACCTGCCGTATCACTTCCCAGACCAGGACCTGCTCCAGAGGAACAAGATCCGCATCGCTGCCACCTGGATGGATGCATACAAGAAGATCTTCTATAGGAGAGAGACGCTTGCTCATTTTATcaggcag TCTGAGAGCCCAAACATCACAGAGCGTATGCGGCTGAAGAGGAGTCTGGGTTGTAGGAACTTCCACTGGTTCCTGACTACAGTTTACCCACAACTCTACATCCCTCAGGACAGACCTGCTCTGTCAGGAGAg CTGTACAGTGTCGGCACCGGTGGCTGTGCAGACTACCCCCATGGGCAGGGACTGCAGGGTGGAAACATGAGTATCGTGCCATGCAGCGGGACAGGCAGCCag CACTGTGATCTAAACTCCGAGGGTGAAGTGCGATGGGGTCCCATGGGGGCTTTGTGTTTGGATACCAAGGGAGACAGGGTGGTCCTCTCTCCATGCCCCACCCACCGACCCACTGCCAGCAGACTCCAGTGGAAGTTCATCAAG CTGAGCGGCCAGCTTGTGCACCAACAGTCCCAGTTATGTCTGGAGGCTGTGAAGGAAGGTGGGCTCCTGCAAAGTAGCCCAAGAGAAGCCAACATTTACCCCAGCACAGGAGGTCTCTTCCTGCGCCAATGCACACATCACCCCAGACAACAGTGGCACTTTGAGCAAGTAGTGGCTCCCAAAGGTGCCTGA